AGATTAATCAAAGAGTAACAATGGCAGACGAGGTGATTCTTCTGAGCGTCTGGGCGAGTATGTTTGGGATGAGAACGAGGATCGCTCTGGAGGAGAAAAAGGTCAAGTACGATTACAGAGAAGAAGATTTATGGAACAAGAGCTCTTTTCTCCTCGAGATGAACCCGGTTCATAAGAAAATACCGGTTCTCATCCATAATGGTAAACCCGTTTGTGAATCTCTAATCCAGGTCGAGTACATCGACGAAACTTGGCCCGGTGAAAACCCACTTCTTCCATCTGATCCTTACCAAAGAGCTCATGCCAAGTTTTGGGCAGATTTCATCGACAAAAAGGTATTTTCagtttctaatatatatatcttgGATTGGTTTGCCTTGACTTTTTGCTCCACCATAGATGCAACTTCTTTAACCTGAATGGATTATATCAGGTGAATGTTACTGCAAGGAGGATTTGGGCTATAAAAGGTGAGGAGAAAGAAGCATCCAAAGAGTTAATCGAGATATTCAAGACGCTTGAATC
The Raphanus sativus cultivar WK10039 chromosome 1, ASM80110v3, whole genome shotgun sequence DNA segment above includes these coding regions:
- the LOC108850342 gene encoding glutathione S-transferase U24-like gives rise to the protein MADEVILLSVWASMFGMRTRIALEEKKVKYDYREEDLWNKSSFLLEMNPVHKKIPVLIHNGKPVCESLIQVEYIDETWPGENPLLPSDPYQRAHAKFWADFIDKKVNVTARRIWAIKGEEKEASKELIEIFKTLESELGDKHYFGGETFGYVDIALIGFYSWFGVYNKFGNMSLESECPELTRWAKRCLQRESVSKVLPESEKVTKFIFQRLGLE